The following proteins are co-located in the Spea bombifrons isolate aSpeBom1 chromosome 3, aSpeBom1.2.pri, whole genome shotgun sequence genome:
- the GJE1 gene encoding putative gap junction epsilon-1 protein isoform X2 — MGRPNNTTPGLRLLRPPTVIGQFHTLFFGSVRMFFLGVLGFAVYGNEALHFSCDPDKREVNLFCYNQFRPITPQVFWALQLVTVLVPGAVFHLYAACKSIEQEDILQKPVYTVFYIISVLLRITLEVVAFWLQSHLFGFQVNAIFKCDAGSLDKKYNLTRCMVPEHFEKTIFLIAMYTFTGITIVLCVGEIFEILYRRLGFLNNE, encoded by the exons ATGGGTCGACCAAACAACACAACTCCTGGACTGAGGTTG cTCAGACCTCCCACGGTGATTGGTCAGTTCCATACCTTATTCTTTGGTTCTGTACGCATGTTCTTTCTTGGAGTGCTTGGCTTTGCAGTATATGGGAATGAGGCCCTGCATTTCAGCTGTGACCCAGACAAGAGGGAAGTGAACCTATTCTGTTACAATCAGTTTCGACCGATAACTCCTCAG GTTTTTTGGGCACTGCAGCTTGTGACAGTACTAGTCCCGGGAGCCGTTTTCCATCTTTATGCAGCTTGTAAAAGTATAGAACAAGAAGACATTCTCCAGAAACCTGTCTACACTGTCTTTTATATTATCTCCGTATTGTTACGGATAACCTTGGAGGTGGTGGCCTTTTGGCTACAGAGTCACCTTTTTGGCTTTCAAGTTAATGCAATCTTCAAATGTGACGCTGGATCCCTTGATAAAAAGTACAATTTAACCAGGTGTATGGTTCCTGAGCACTTTGAGAAGACCATTTTCTTAATTGCCATGTACACATTTACCGGAATTACGATCGTATTATGCGTTGGTGAAATTTTCGAGATTCTGTACAGACGGTTAGGCTTTCTAAATAACGAGTGA
- the GJE1 gene encoding putative gap junction epsilon-1 protein isoform X1, with product MSLNYIKNFYEGCLRPPTVIGQFHTLFFGSVRMFFLGVLGFAVYGNEALHFSCDPDKREVNLFCYNQFRPITPQVFWALQLVTVLVPGAVFHLYAACKSIEQEDILQKPVYTVFYIISVLLRITLEVVAFWLQSHLFGFQVNAIFKCDAGSLDKKYNLTRCMVPEHFEKTIFLIAMYTFTGITIVLCVGEIFEILYRRLGFLNNE from the exons ATGTCTTTAAATTACATCAAGAACTTCTATGAAGGATGT cTCAGACCTCCCACGGTGATTGGTCAGTTCCATACCTTATTCTTTGGTTCTGTACGCATGTTCTTTCTTGGAGTGCTTGGCTTTGCAGTATATGGGAATGAGGCCCTGCATTTCAGCTGTGACCCAGACAAGAGGGAAGTGAACCTATTCTGTTACAATCAGTTTCGACCGATAACTCCTCAG GTTTTTTGGGCACTGCAGCTTGTGACAGTACTAGTCCCGGGAGCCGTTTTCCATCTTTATGCAGCTTGTAAAAGTATAGAACAAGAAGACATTCTCCAGAAACCTGTCTACACTGTCTTTTATATTATCTCCGTATTGTTACGGATAACCTTGGAGGTGGTGGCCTTTTGGCTACAGAGTCACCTTTTTGGCTTTCAAGTTAATGCAATCTTCAAATGTGACGCTGGATCCCTTGATAAAAAGTACAATTTAACCAGGTGTATGGTTCCTGAGCACTTTGAGAAGACCATTTTCTTAATTGCCATGTACACATTTACCGGAATTACGATCGTATTATGCGTTGGTGAAATTTTCGAGATTCTGTACAGACGGTTAGGCTTTCTAAATAACGAGTGA